The following are encoded together in the Pithys albifrons albifrons isolate INPA30051 chromosome 5, PitAlb_v1, whole genome shotgun sequence genome:
- the MSMO1 gene encoding methylsterol monooxygenase 1, translating to MAMNDSVNILNSAYLAVEYIDSFLPDNPLQQPFKNAWNYMLDNYTKFQIATWGSLIVHEVSYFLLCVPGFVFQFIPYMQKYKIQQDKPETWEKQWKCFKTLLFNHFFIQLPLICGTYYFTEYFNIPYEWEEMPRWYILVAQCFGCAVIEDAWHYFLHRLLHHKRIYKYIHKVHHEFVSPFGMQAEYAHPLETLILGTGFFIGIVVFCNHVVLLWAWVICRLMETIDVHSGYDVPLNPLHLVPFYAGARFHDFHHMNFIGNYASTFTWWDRIFGTDSQFIAYQEKEKKKQFITKKKAN from the exons ATGGCAATGAACGACAGTGTTAATATCTTGAACTCTGCTTATCTGGCAGTGGAATATATAGACTCTTTCTTGCCTGACAATCCCCTGCAGCAACCATTTAAAAATGCCTGGAATTACATGCTGGATAACTACACAAAGTTCCAGATAGCAACTTGGGGGTCACTCATAGTTCATGAAGTTTCATACTTCTTGCTCTGTGTACCTGGATTTGTCTTCCAGTTTATACCATACATGCAAAAGTATAAAATTCAGCAG gATAAACCAGAAACATGGGAAAAACAGTGGAAGTGTTTCAAAACACTCCTCTTCAATCACTTCTTCATTCAGCTTCCTCTGATTTGTGGTACCTATTACTTCACAGAGTATTTTAACATCCCATATGAGTGGGAAGAGATGCCTAGATG gTATATTCTGGTTGCCCAGTGTTTTGGGTGTGCAGTAATTGAGGATGCCTGGCACTATTTCCTGCATAGATTGCTGCATCACAAGAGAATTTACAAGTACATCCATAAGGTTCACCATGAGTTTGTT TCTCCATTTGGAATGCAAGCAGAATATGCTCATCCTCTGGAAACACTTATACTTGGAACTGGCTTTTTTATTGGAATTGTTGTTTTCTGTAACCATGTGGTTCTTCTCTGGGCATGGGTGATATGTCGCTTGATGGAAACCATTGATGTACACAG TGGCTATGACGTTCCACTGAACCCTCTTCATTTGGTGCCTTTCTATGCTGGGGCCCGTTTCCATGATTTCCATCACATGAACTTTATTGGTAACTATGCCTCAACCTTCACATGGTGGGACAGAATCTTTGGTACAGACTCTCAATTCATTGCCTatcaagaaaaagagaagaagaaacaatTCATAACAAAGAAGAAGGCTAACTAA